One window of the Labilibaculum sp. genome contains the following:
- a CDS encoding ParB/RepB/Spo0J family partition protein, with translation MVKKSALGRGLGALINDIDDVQARPERDLSNEIEISKIEANPYQPRTKFDVEALNELAQSIKELGIVQPITVRKIHNNSYQLIAGERRYRAAKIAGLTKIPAYVRMAEDDKMLELALVENIQREDLDSIEIAISYQRLIEECKLTQESLSDRVGKKRSTISNYLRLLRLPAEIQKGIREKKLLMGHARALVNVDDPRTQLEIFQVTVENDFSVRKVEELVRNFNQTTEEKPTPEKATALPKEYESLKDHLANHFSAKVDLKRTKNGKGKIIIPFTSDDDLERILAVLDQMKS, from the coding sequence ATGGTAAAAAAGAGCGCATTAGGAAGAGGATTAGGAGCACTTATTAATGATATCGATGATGTTCAGGCAAGACCTGAAAGAGATTTAAGTAACGAAATCGAGATCTCAAAAATTGAAGCAAATCCGTATCAGCCAAGAACCAAATTTGATGTGGAAGCTTTGAATGAATTGGCTCAATCCATTAAAGAATTAGGAATTGTTCAGCCAATTACGGTTCGGAAAATTCATAATAACTCTTACCAGCTTATTGCCGGAGAAAGACGTTATCGGGCAGCAAAAATTGCCGGACTAACTAAAATTCCAGCTTACGTTCGAATGGCTGAAGATGATAAAATGCTGGAACTTGCCTTGGTTGAAAATATTCAACGCGAAGACCTTGATTCAATTGAAATTGCCATTAGTTACCAAAGATTAATTGAAGAGTGCAAACTAACACAAGAGAGTTTATCTGACCGTGTAGGTAAAAAACGCTCTACTATATCCAACTATTTACGACTACTAAGACTACCTGCTGAAATCCAAAAAGGAATTCGCGAGAAAAAACTACTTATGGGCCATGCCCGCGCATTGGTAAATGTTGATGATCCAAGAACTCAACTTGAAATTTTTCAAGTAACCGTTGAAAACGATTTCTCCGTTCGAAAAGTTGAAGAATTGGTTCGTAATTTTAACCAGACAACTGAAGAAAAACCAACTCCGGAGAAAGCAACAGCGCTTCCTAAAGAGTATGAATCTTTAAAAGATCACTTAGCCAATCATTTTAGTGCAAAAGTTGATCTTAAACGAACCAAAAATGGCAAAGGAAAAATCATTATCCCATTTACATCCGATGACGATTTAGAACGTATCCTTGCCGTATTGGATCAAATGAAATCATAA
- a CDS encoding DUF5683 domain-containing protein yields MNNLRLIIFLGLISLIVLGGSKNAISQRIEADTVSVEPIVKVHSPHKATMYSVVFPGLGQAYNKKYWKIPILYAGIGATIYAINWNTKNYKKYKNGFKDFSEFYDWKILSAEDKLETEKPTADSYQKILENDWDATTTSYDTWFKSTLQNGKDSYKHDRDLSYIILVGVYVLNIVDAAVDAHFTNFNVNNDLTIKVEPAVSYSAFSGNSLGFRCQITF; encoded by the coding sequence TTGAATAATTTGCGCCTGATTATTTTCCTTGGGCTGATCTCTCTTATCGTGCTTGGAGGAAGTAAAAATGCTATCTCTCAGCGGATAGAAGCAGATACAGTATCTGTTGAACCGATTGTTAAAGTTCATTCTCCGCATAAAGCAACCATGTACTCTGTTGTATTTCCGGGTTTAGGACAAGCCTACAACAAAAAGTATTGGAAGATACCTATATTATACGCTGGAATTGGTGCAACCATTTATGCCATTAACTGGAATACCAAGAATTACAAAAAATACAAAAATGGCTTTAAAGATTTTTCTGAATTTTACGATTGGAAAATTCTCTCTGCAGAAGATAAACTAGAGACCGAAAAACCTACTGCGGATAGTTACCAGAAAATTCTGGAAAATGATTGGGATGCAACAACAACATCCTATGATACTTGGTTTAAAAGCACTTTACAAAATGGTAAAGACTCTTATAAGCACGATCGCGATCTTAGCTATATCATTTTGGTCGGGGTTTACGTACTAAACATTGTTGATGCAGCCGTTGATGCACATTTCACCAATTTTAATGTGAACAATGACTTGACTATTAAAGTAGAACCTGCGGTCAGTTATTCTGCTTTTTCGGGCAATTCTCTTGGCTTTAGATGCCAAATTACCTTTTAA